A window from Ciconia boyciana chromosome 21, ASM3463844v1, whole genome shotgun sequence encodes these proteins:
- the LOC140662248 gene encoding claudin-7-like: MGTLSLVWGLALAPMGWVLLLAATATPRWRELPERPGYPRDLSFSDGLWESCVEALTQPGPACRALPEDTAHFWPMRVLRAATVGSLLLGALAYTLAMLGARWWAPPPRPNLVAAAGLLLTLAGAVYLGAASYMAHRVLQDLASPQTPPADRFHLGTCLYLGWSGGGAEVLAGICLATGFCRKRRFVGEPAAAPYEVDY, from the coding sequence ATGGGGACCCTGTCCCTGGTGTGGGGTCTGGCCCTGGCCCCCatgggctgggtgctgctgctggcagccacGGCTACCCCACGGTGGCGGGAGCTGCCGGAGCGGCCCGGCTACCCCCGCGACCTCTCCTTCAGCGATGGCCTGTGGGAGAGCTGTGTGGAGGCACTCACCCAGCCAGGCCCAGCCTGTCGCGCCCTCCCGGAGGACACGGCCCATTTCTGGCCCATGCGGGTGCTGAGAGCAGCCACCGTGGGctcgctgctgctgggggctctGGCGTACACCCTGGCCATGCTAGGGGCACGGTGGTGGGCCCCGCCGCCACGACCCAACCTGGTGGCCGCTGCCGGGCTCCTGCTGACGCTGGCGGGTGCTGTGTACCTGGGTGCCGCTTCCTACATGGCTCATCGGGTGCTGCAGGACTTGGCCAGCCCGCAGACCCCCCCAGCAGACCGATTCCACCTGGGGACGTGTCTCTACCTGGGCTGGAGCGGCGGAGGGGCAGAGGTGCTGGCTGGCATCTGCCTTGCCACCGGCTTCTGCAGGAAGAGGAGGTTTGTCGGGGAGCCAGCCGCTGCCCCTTACGAAGTGGATTACTGA